One window of the Trifolium pratense cultivar HEN17-A07 linkage group LG2, ARS_RC_1.1, whole genome shotgun sequence genome contains the following:
- the LOC123909539 gene encoding E3 ubiquitin-protein ligase SIRP1-like: protein MDETMAARYWCHACSQIVSPIMGMEMKCPVCQGGFVEEMSSATGISDLPNIPEPDFGPDRSPSLWAPILLGMMGNPRLRRRMRRIELEEDYDSGNRDDENSGVGHYDRELESILRRRRRSSATIQQLLQGIRAGLTSEPQENTTDSDDHVREREREHVILINPFNQTIIVQGSYDSNRDQNDNPNPIGSLGDYFVGPGLDLLLQHLSENDPNRYGTPPAPKEAVEALPTVKINENLQCSVCLDDFEVGSEAKEMPCKHRFHSACILPWLELHSSCPVCRSQLRVDEPKQDSDVSRNRRNQRDDANIGHANADAEGDSEGRSPNGGRRFSFPWPFNGLFSSSASSSSSNGNGTQSERN from the coding sequence atggatgaaacaatgGCAGCAAGATATTGGTGTCATGCTTGTTCTCAAATAGTTAGTCCCATAATGGGAATGGAGATGAAATGCCCAGTTTGTCAAGGtggatttgttgaagaaatgaGCAGTGCCACTGGTATTAGTGACTTGCCAAATATACCAGAACCTGATTTTGGACCGGATCGTTCTCCTTCCCTTTGGGCACCTATCTTGCTAGGCATGATGGGTAATCCGCGGCTTCGTAGAAGAATGAGACGTATAGAGCTTGAAGAAGACTATGATAGTGGTAATCGTGATGATGAAAATAGTGGTGTTGGACATTATGATCGAGAGCTTGAGTCCATCCTTCGAAGGAGGAGAAGAAGCTCAGCTACCATTCAACAATTGCTCCAAGGCATAAGAGCTGGATTGACATCTGAACCACAAGAGAATACTACTGACAGTGATGACCATGTTAGggaaagagaaagagagcaTGTAATCTTGATTAACCCTTTTAATCAGACTATTATAGTTCAAGGTTCCTATGATTCAAACCGGGATCAAAATGATAATCCGAACCCCATTGGGTCTCTAGGTGACTATTTTGTAGGGCCTGGTTTGGATCTATTGTTGCAACATTTGTCAGAGAATGACCCTAATAGATATGGAACTCCACCTGCACCGAAGGAAGCCGTTGAAGCTCTACCTACTGTGAAGATCAATGAGAATTTGCAATGTTCTGTCTGTTTGGATGATTTTGAAGTTGGTTCTGAAGCTAAAGAGATGCCATGTAAACATAGGTTTCATAGTGCTTGTATCCTGCCCTGGCTGGAGCTTCATAGTTCTTGTCCAGTTTGCAGGTCTCAATTGCGAGTGGATGAACCTAAGCAAGATTCTGATGTGTCAAGGAATCGCAGAAATCAAAGGGACGATGCAAATATCGGACATGCCAATGCCGATGCTGAAGGAGATAGTGAAGGGAGAAGTCCAAATGGGGGTAGAAGATTCTCGTTTCCGTGGCCTTTCAATGGATTATTTTCTTCATCAGCTTCTAGTTCCAGTTCAAATGGAAATGGTACTCAATCAGAAAGAAACTGA